A window of the Microvirga terrae genome harbors these coding sequences:
- a CDS encoding VOC family protein — protein MEIHGLHHVALPCADLERSRRFYREILGLTEIPRPALPVAGAWFQVGANQELHLVVGDAQATFRISKGLDTNDIHFALRVTSYRQALEALKAQGYREDMSPDDPMGIRTSMRVGYPQIYVLDPDRNVIEINAVGAD, from the coding sequence ATGGAGATACACGGCCTCCATCATGTGGCTCTCCCATGTGCGGACCTGGAGCGCTCCCGCCGCTTCTACCGGGAGATCCTCGGCCTGACGGAAATCCCCCGGCCCGCCTTGCCTGTAGCCGGCGCGTGGTTCCAGGTCGGCGCTAACCAGGAACTGCATCTGGTCGTCGGGGATGCTCAGGCAACATTCCGGATTTCCAAAGGACTGGACACCAACGACATCCACTTCGCCCTTCGGGTTACCAGCTACAGGCAAGCTCTGGAAGCGCTCAAAGCCCAAGGCTATCGCGAGGACATGAGCCCAGATGATCCGATGGGCATCAGGACTTCGATGCGGGTCGGATACCCGCAGATCTATGTTCTCGACCCTGACCGCAATGTCATCGAGATCAATGCCGTAGGCGCCGACTGA
- a CDS encoding FadR/GntR family transcriptional regulator has product MTSDAVSLSELELADRTPVPRGIVDHIQRLILKGGLKAGQRLPSQRELAEQLGVSRPSVREALTVLETMGLVTVRVGSGVFVAKADARRPLWRYSDRCTPADVYEARLGLEGYAARLAAARIDKPAEERLRRCTDAMRTAFEAGDVISLAVNDTEFHDMIFELSGNPVLAAMYRPVREMLVESQRLPMAQFDRLNETVSEHEAILEGIASQDPDAAESAMQSHIRSAAGRFGVSL; this is encoded by the coding sequence ATGACGAGTGATGCAGTGAGTCTGTCTGAATTGGAACTCGCCGATCGCACGCCTGTGCCACGCGGCATCGTCGATCATATTCAGCGCCTGATCCTGAAGGGCGGCCTCAAGGCCGGTCAGCGGCTTCCTTCTCAGCGGGAACTGGCGGAGCAGCTGGGCGTCAGCCGTCCGTCCGTGCGGGAGGCCCTGACCGTCCTGGAGACCATGGGTCTCGTGACCGTACGGGTGGGCAGCGGAGTCTTCGTCGCAAAAGCCGATGCGCGCCGGCCGCTGTGGCGCTACTCGGATCGTTGCACGCCGGCCGATGTTTACGAGGCACGCCTGGGGCTGGAAGGGTACGCTGCGAGGCTCGCAGCCGCGCGCATCGACAAACCCGCCGAGGAGCGCCTGAGACGGTGCACCGATGCGATGCGAACCGCTTTCGAGGCGGGCGACGTGATCAGCCTCGCCGTAAACGACACGGAATTCCACGACATGATCTTTGAGCTCTCTGGAAACCCGGTTCTCGCCGCCATGTATCGGCCGGTCCGCGAAATGCTCGTCGAAAGTCAACGCCTTCCCATGGCGCAATTCGATCGCCTGAATGAAACCGTGTCTGAGCATGAGGCCATTCTGGAGGGTATAGCCAGCCAAGATCCTGACGCGGCAGAATCGGCCATGCAAAGCCATATCCGCTCGGCTGCAGGCCGGTTTGGCGTTTCCCTCTGA
- a CDS encoding transporter substrate-binding domain-containing protein codes for MSAKFTRRSTFVAGLTAVFVISGGTMAFAADMKVGANVGNVPWEFQNEKGEIVGFEIDLAKEVGKRLNMNVSFVNIPFNGLFAAVQSGQVDAAVSSITITKKRLESVSFAQPYYDSDQSLAVRANSGIKNLEGMATKVAAVDTGSTGDMWSTENQQKYKFSDIRRYEGLAPAMLDLAAGRIDGYVSDIPAVQYYIKDKPIYQVVERIPTGEQYSMMFAKNSPLAEKVNAEITKMKQDGTLAKIHEQWFGAKAEPNSATVKVMEMPKL; via the coding sequence ATGTCAGCGAAATTCACCCGACGCAGCACATTCGTCGCAGGTTTAACGGCCGTGTTCGTCATATCGGGAGGAACGATGGCCTTTGCCGCCGACATGAAGGTCGGAGCGAACGTCGGCAACGTTCCGTGGGAGTTCCAGAACGAGAAGGGCGAGATCGTCGGTTTCGAAATCGACCTTGCTAAAGAAGTCGGCAAGCGCCTGAACATGAACGTGTCCTTCGTGAACATCCCGTTCAACGGATTGTTTGCTGCGGTGCAGTCGGGTCAGGTTGATGCCGCCGTATCCTCGATCACCATCACTAAGAAGCGTCTCGAGTCGGTATCCTTCGCCCAGCCATATTACGATAGCGACCAGTCGCTGGCGGTGCGAGCCAACTCGGGCATCAAGAACCTGGAAGGTATGGCGACCAAGGTGGCCGCAGTCGATACGGGTTCGACCGGCGACATGTGGTCGACTGAGAACCAGCAGAAGTACAAATTCTCGGACATCCGCCGCTACGAGGGCTTGGCTCCGGCGATGCTCGACCTCGCAGCAGGCCGCATCGACGGCTATGTCAGCGACATCCCGGCCGTCCAGTATTACATCAAGGACAAGCCGATCTATCAGGTGGTGGAGCGCATCCCGACCGGCGAGCAGTATTCGATGATGTTCGCGAAGAACAGCCCGTTGGCAGAAAAGGTCAATGCCGAGATCACGAAAATGAAGCAGGACGGAACGCTGGCAAAGATCCACGAGCAGTGGTTCGGCGCCAAGGCCGAGCCGAACTCGGCAACCGTCAAGGTCATGGAGATGCCCAAGCTCTGA
- a CDS encoding amino acid ABC transporter permease — MSIFDTFLNWKVFVQTLPLLLSGLTTTLTLGVTAIVLGFIGGLVLALLRLYARSPLRQIAIAYIDVFRSIPILVLLVVIYYALPFIGLRLSPFGAAASALSLVSAAYSAEIFRAGIEAVPKGQFEAARALGLSPWRRMSDVVLPQALRIVIPPITSNSINVMKDTALASVVAMPDLLKQATQAQALAANPTPLISAAVIYILLLMPLVRLVGVFEKRLAVRGR, encoded by the coding sequence ATGTCCATCTTCGACACCTTCCTGAACTGGAAGGTTTTCGTTCAAACGCTCCCGCTCCTGTTATCGGGTTTGACCACCACGCTAACCCTGGGAGTCACAGCCATCGTCCTGGGCTTCATCGGCGGCTTGGTTCTCGCCCTGCTCCGGCTCTATGCCAGATCACCCCTCAGGCAGATCGCCATCGCCTATATCGATGTCTTCCGCTCCATCCCGATCTTGGTCCTGCTCGTCGTTATCTACTATGCCCTGCCTTTCATTGGGCTGCGGCTCTCCCCCTTTGGAGCTGCCGCCTCTGCCCTGAGCCTCGTGTCCGCTGCGTATTCCGCTGAGATCTTCCGGGCCGGCATAGAGGCCGTGCCGAAGGGCCAGTTTGAGGCTGCCCGTGCCTTGGGTCTCAGCCCCTGGCGGCGAATGAGCGACGTGGTGCTGCCGCAGGCGCTTCGGATCGTGATCCCACCGATCACATCCAACTCCATCAACGTGATGAAGGACACGGCTCTCGCATCCGTAGTGGCGATGCCGGACCTGCTCAAGCAGGCAACGCAGGCCCAGGCGCTGGCGGCGAACCCGACGCCTCTCATCAGCGCGGCCGTCATCTACATCCTGCTCCTGATGCCGCTCGTGCGGCTCGTGGGGGTTTTCGAGAAGAGACTTGCGGTGAGGGGACGATGA
- a CDS encoding amino acid ABC transporter ATP-binding protein, whose product MTRPIIEMKNVVKSFGLFTALHGVDLQVREGEIVVVIGPSGSGKSTLIRCINQLEEHNGGEIIVDGAQVGHGRKSTVLTEVGMVFQSFNLFPHMTVLRNVALGPVRVRGLSWAAAEERAQRLLARVGLEGHVGKYPAQLSGGQQQRVGIARALAMEPKVLLFDEPTSALDPEMVGEVLDVMQQLAKTGVTMVVVTHEMGFARRVADRVVFMDGGRIIEEGPPDEIFSSPRDPRLGSFLQAVLSH is encoded by the coding sequence ATGACGCGCCCGATTATCGAGATGAAGAACGTCGTCAAGTCGTTCGGCCTATTCACGGCACTGCATGGCGTCGATCTCCAGGTCAGAGAAGGCGAGATCGTCGTCGTCATCGGTCCGTCCGGGTCTGGCAAGTCCACGTTGATCCGCTGCATCAACCAACTTGAGGAGCACAACGGCGGCGAGATCATCGTCGACGGGGCGCAGGTCGGCCACGGACGCAAGAGCACCGTTCTCACTGAGGTTGGAATGGTGTTCCAGAGCTTCAACCTCTTTCCGCATATGACCGTTCTTCGTAATGTCGCGCTCGGCCCTGTCCGCGTGCGCGGCCTGTCGTGGGCAGCGGCCGAGGAGCGCGCTCAGCGCCTGCTAGCCCGCGTCGGGCTCGAAGGTCACGTGGGGAAATATCCAGCGCAACTCTCCGGCGGGCAACAGCAGCGCGTCGGAATAGCCAGAGCTCTGGCCATGGAGCCGAAGGTCCTGCTCTTCGACGAGCCGACCTCCGCGCTGGATCCAGAAATGGTGGGCGAGGTCTTGGATGTGATGCAGCAACTTGCAAAGACAGGGGTTACCATGGTCGTCGTGACTCACGAGATGGGCTTTGCGCGTAGAGTCGCCGACCGGGTTGTCTTCATGGATGGAGGACGAATCATCGAGGAAGGGCCTCCCGACGAGATTTTCAGTTCGCCACGCGATCCGCGCCTCGGAAGCTTCCTCCAGGCCGTCTTGTCACACTAG
- a CDS encoding ureidoglycolate lyase, with the protein MQTLFPKRLTPSAFRPFGEVLSFDPERSRLVNDGRALRFDTDTRFDRASPDGEPVLAVYRASGGPLPMRLLTFERHPLSSQTFVALSAERFLIVVAPEDRAGLPDLKRAEAFVGHRNEGINYARNLWHAPIAAIGPDGDFLMFMWESGSPEDCVFHHLLEPLVVSSFQPPAE; encoded by the coding sequence GTGCAGACCCTGTTTCCAAAACGCTTGACGCCTTCAGCCTTTCGCCCATTTGGCGAGGTGCTGTCTTTCGACCCGGAACGCAGTCGGCTGGTCAATGACGGACGGGCACTGCGCTTCGACACGGACACGCGCTTCGACCGCGCATCGCCCGACGGAGAGCCTGTGCTCGCCGTGTACCGGGCGAGCGGCGGGCCGCTGCCGATGCGGCTCCTGACCTTCGAACGGCACCCTCTGTCTTCGCAAACGTTCGTGGCTCTTTCTGCTGAACGATTCCTGATCGTTGTCGCTCCCGAGGATCGGGCTGGGCTGCCTGATCTCAAACGCGCCGAAGCGTTCGTCGGCCATCGAAACGAAGGCATCAACTACGCCCGCAACCTCTGGCACGCTCCGATCGCGGCGATCGGCCCAGACGGCGATTTTCTCATGTTCATGTGGGAAAGCGGCTCCCCTGAAGACTGCGTTTTCCACCACCTCCTAGAGCCGCTTGTCGTCAGCTCGTTTCAACCGCCCGCAGAATAG
- a CDS encoding cysteine desulfurase-like protein: MSLDLAFVRSQFPALADGFAYFDNAGGSLVLRNVAELISEYLLTTSVQTGASYEHSQRATSRLMEARAKIARLLGAARPEEIVLGPSTTVLAQFLSRAMEGRLKPGDEIVVTNFDHESNIGPWRSLEKRGIVIREWSIDRDSYEIDLDELDRLMSGRTRLVAVTHASNILGTINPVKEIARRVHERGAEIVVDAVAYAPHRAVNVSDLDVDYYIFSFYKTYGPHFAVMYGKYDKLLELDGLYHYFYGREKVPMKLEPGNTNYELAWGSAGIVDYIGSLGGGTGDRAAIDRAFDRIAAHETLLGEKLLAYLRDRNDVRIVGRRDSATDRRVPTIAFKVDGRDSAEIVRSVEVDRIGIRFGDFHSRRLIEHLGLADGNGVVRVSMVHYNTPEEVDRLIGSLDRSLA; the protein is encoded by the coding sequence ATGTCTCTTGATCTCGCCTTCGTCCGCTCCCAGTTTCCTGCTCTGGCGGACGGCTTCGCCTATTTCGACAATGCTGGCGGCTCCCTCGTCCTGCGCAATGTTGCCGAACTTATCTCGGAGTATCTTCTGACCACGAGCGTGCAGACCGGCGCCAGCTACGAGCACTCGCAACGGGCCACGAGCCGGCTCATGGAAGCCCGCGCCAAGATTGCACGTCTGCTCGGCGCAGCGCGACCGGAAGAAATCGTGCTGGGACCCTCGACCACTGTTCTGGCCCAGTTTCTGTCACGAGCCATGGAAGGGCGCCTCAAGCCGGGTGACGAGATCGTCGTTACGAATTTCGACCACGAGTCGAATATTGGGCCATGGCGCTCCCTGGAGAAGCGCGGCATCGTCATCAGGGAGTGGTCCATCGACCGCGACAGCTACGAGATCGACCTGGATGAACTCGATCGCCTGATGAGCGGACGGACCCGGCTCGTGGCTGTGACCCATGCCTCGAATATTCTGGGCACGATCAACCCGGTCAAGGAGATCGCGCGCCGTGTGCACGAGCGTGGCGCCGAAATCGTCGTCGACGCCGTTGCCTATGCGCCCCACCGGGCCGTGAATGTGAGCGATCTCGATGTCGATTACTATATCTTCAGCTTCTACAAGACCTACGGCCCCCACTTCGCCGTGATGTACGGCAAATACGACAAGCTGCTCGAACTCGACGGGCTCTATCACTACTTCTACGGTCGCGAGAAGGTGCCGATGAAGCTTGAGCCAGGCAACACCAATTACGAGCTTGCCTGGGGTTCGGCCGGCATCGTGGACTATATTGGCTCCCTCGGCGGCGGCACCGGCGACCGGGCCGCCATCGACCGCGCCTTCGACAGGATCGCGGCGCACGAGACCCTTTTGGGAGAAAAGCTGCTCGCCTACTTGAGAGACCGCAACGACGTGCGCATTGTCGGGCGCCGCGACAGCGCTACGGATCGTCGCGTGCCGACCATCGCTTTCAAGGTGGACGGGCGCGACTCGGCCGAGATCGTACGTTCCGTCGAAGTCGACAGGATCGGCATCCGCTTCGGGGACTTTCACTCCCGCCGCCTGATCGAACACCTCGGCCTCGCCGATGGCAATGGTGTGGTACGCGTCTCCATGGTGCACTACAATACACCAGAGGAGGTCGACCGGCTGATCGGAAGCCTCGACCGCTCGCTCGCCTGA
- the hydA gene encoding dihydropyrimidinase gives MELDLAIKGGTVVTASDTIRCDVGVRGERIVALGENLRAQREVDASGLLVLPGGIDSHVHIAQPSGPGVVMADDFASATASAAAGGNTMVLPFALQQRGTSLRACVEDYRRKAENECYVDTAFHLIVSDPTPEVLGQELPALLKDGYTSFKVFMTYDDLVLKDRELLDVFEVARRERALVMVHAEGYDAIRYMTERLEREGRTAPYYHAVSRPEIVEREATHRAISHAELVDVPIMIVHVSGREAMEQIRWAQSRGLKIYAETCPQYITLTAEDLQGPDMDMSGAKYVCSPPPRDEESQAAIWEGLRSGVFQTFSSDHCPFRYDSPSGKLHPNGRSSFRWVPNGIPGVETRLPILFSEGVSKGRISLNRFVELTATNHAKIYGLYPRKGSIGVGFDADIVLWDPNRREVIRQEILHHGADYTPWEGFEVTGWPMMTLLRGQIVAEGGRIVGAKGAGRILARDVSAYAAPSGT, from the coding sequence ATGGAGCTCGATCTCGCGATCAAGGGCGGCACTGTCGTCACCGCATCCGACACGATCCGCTGCGACGTGGGTGTCAGGGGTGAGCGCATTGTTGCGCTCGGTGAGAATCTTCGCGCTCAGCGGGAAGTCGATGCTTCCGGGCTCCTCGTGCTGCCCGGGGGCATCGACAGCCATGTTCACATCGCTCAACCCTCAGGGCCCGGCGTGGTGATGGCGGATGATTTCGCCTCGGCCACGGCTTCGGCTGCGGCTGGCGGCAACACGATGGTTCTTCCCTTCGCACTCCAGCAACGGGGCACGTCCCTGCGCGCCTGCGTCGAGGACTACAGGAGGAAGGCCGAGAACGAGTGCTACGTCGACACGGCCTTCCACCTGATCGTCTCGGATCCGACGCCCGAGGTTCTGGGGCAGGAGCTTCCCGCGCTGCTCAAGGACGGCTACACGTCGTTCAAGGTTTTCATGACGTACGATGATCTCGTGCTGAAGGACCGCGAGCTTCTCGACGTGTTCGAGGTGGCGCGTCGGGAGCGCGCCCTTGTGATGGTGCACGCGGAGGGGTATGACGCGATCCGCTACATGACCGAGCGTCTTGAGCGCGAGGGTCGTACTGCTCCCTATTACCATGCTGTTTCGCGCCCGGAAATTGTGGAGCGGGAGGCCACGCATCGGGCGATCAGCCATGCGGAGCTCGTCGATGTGCCGATCATGATCGTGCATGTGTCCGGTCGCGAAGCGATGGAGCAGATCCGCTGGGCACAGTCCCGCGGCCTCAAAATCTATGCCGAGACCTGCCCGCAATACATCACGCTCACCGCCGAGGACCTGCAAGGTCCGGACATGGACATGAGTGGTGCGAAATACGTCTGCTCGCCTCCGCCGCGGGATGAGGAGAGCCAGGCGGCCATTTGGGAGGGATTGCGCAGCGGCGTGTTCCAGACTTTTTCGTCAGATCACTGCCCATTCCGCTACGACAGTCCGTCCGGAAAGCTCCACCCGAACGGCAGGAGCTCCTTCCGGTGGGTGCCGAATGGCATCCCTGGTGTCGAGACACGGCTGCCCATTCTGTTCTCGGAGGGAGTTTCCAAGGGGCGGATCTCCCTCAACCGCTTCGTGGAACTGACCGCCACGAACCACGCGAAGATCTACGGCCTCTATCCACGCAAGGGTTCCATCGGCGTCGGGTTCGACGCCGATATCGTGCTCTGGGATCCGAACCGACGCGAGGTCATCCGCCAGGAGATCCTCCACCATGGTGCCGACTATACACCCTGGGAGGGATTCGAGGTCACAGGATGGCCGATGATGACGCTGCTGCGGGGCCAAATCGTCGCCGAAGGCGGACGTATCGTCGGCGCCAAAGGAGCCGGCCGCATCTTGGCTCGGGACGTATCGGCCTATGCAGCACCCAGCGGCACCTAA
- a CDS encoding IS256 family transposase codes for MNDTTNVLRLRQPDTIDDPLTDILRAGARKLLAQAIEIEAEAYLASMRELKLPDGRERLVRHGHGPERMIQTGIGPVEVSRVKIRDRGATDDADRIRFTSAILPKWARRTKSLDALLPVLYLRGLSTGDFQEALSALLGKDAPNLSPSAITRLTGEWQAEYERWQARDLSARRYVYVWADGVYLQARMEDQAECILVLIGATPEGKKELIGFRAGVRESAQSWRELLVEIKRRGLSVPPRIAVGDGALGFWKALDELFPGTHHQRCWLHKTTNVLNKVPKSVQPGMKVALREIYLAPTRAQAEIAIDLFAEAYQARYPKAVECVRKDQRALLAFYDWPAEHWIHLRTTNPIESVFATVRHRTVRTKGALSPTTARLMVFKLIMAASKSWRRLMGENQLPKVIAGVRFKDGSEVIPVPTNSAA; via the coding sequence ATGAACGACACTACCAATGTTTTGCGCCTTCGTCAGCCCGATACGATTGACGATCCCCTGACCGATATTCTGCGCGCCGGCGCCCGTAAATTGCTGGCCCAGGCCATCGAGATCGAGGCTGAGGCCTATCTCGCCAGCATGCGCGAGTTGAAGCTGCCGGACGGGCGTGAGCGTCTGGTCCGGCACGGCCATGGCCCCGAGCGCATGATCCAAACCGGCATCGGTCCGGTGGAGGTCAGCCGGGTCAAGATCCGCGACCGCGGCGCCACGGACGATGCCGACCGCATCCGCTTTACCTCGGCAATCCTGCCGAAATGGGCCCGGCGGACAAAGAGCTTGGATGCGCTGCTGCCGGTCCTGTATCTGCGCGGGCTCTCGACCGGCGACTTCCAGGAGGCGCTCTCAGCCTTGCTCGGTAAGGACGCCCCGAACCTGTCGCCGTCCGCCATCACCCGGCTCACCGGCGAATGGCAGGCCGAATACGAGCGTTGGCAGGCGCGCGACCTGTCGGCGCGCCGCTACGTCTACGTCTGGGCCGACGGCGTCTATCTCCAGGCCCGGATGGAGGATCAAGCCGAGTGCATCCTCGTGCTGATCGGTGCCACGCCAGAGGGCAAGAAGGAGTTGATCGGCTTCCGGGCTGGCGTGCGCGAGAGCGCCCAAAGCTGGCGCGAGCTTCTCGTCGAGATCAAGCGGCGGGGCTTGTCCGTTCCGCCCCGGATTGCGGTCGGGGATGGGGCTCTCGGCTTCTGGAAGGCGCTCGACGAACTCTTTCCCGGCACGCACCATCAACGCTGCTGGCTGCACAAGACCACCAACGTGCTCAACAAAGTGCCGAAATCCGTGCAGCCCGGCATGAAGGTGGCGCTGCGGGAGATTTATCTCGCGCCGACCCGAGCCCAAGCCGAGATCGCCATCGACCTGTTCGCCGAAGCCTATCAGGCGCGCTATCCAAAAGCCGTGGAGTGCGTGCGCAAGGACCAGCGGGCGCTGCTGGCCTTCTACGACTGGCCGGCTGAGCACTGGATCCATTTGCGGACGACAAATCCCATCGAAAGTGTGTTCGCGACGGTGCGGCACCGGACCGTGCGCACCAAGGGCGCGCTGTCGCCGACAACGGCGCGACTGATGGTGTTCAAGCTCATCATGGCAGCTTCGAAAAGCTGGCGGAGGTTGATGGGTGAAAACCAGTTGCCGAAGGTGATCGCCGGTGTCAGGTTTAAGGACGGCAGCGAGGTCATTCCGGTGCCGACAAACAGCGCCGCCTGA
- a CDS encoding sensor histidine kinase: MDAVSHLHSMRALILAPHGRDSAVAADLLRAVGIATEVCPDLPGLVRELERGAGFALITDETFRTADLSDLSRWLADQPPWSDFAFVLLTQRGGGVERNPALARLTEILGNVTFLERPFHAGTLISVARTALRGRERQYEARARLEEMHTAEKRLTAALDQARRAAEHQTLLIGELNHRVKNTLATVQSIVMQTLRTNVTSADAKEAIQMRLLALSRAHDVLTRESWEGADLIEVVTRALEPYETVNGSRLHIAGPHVRLTPRMSLALAMALHELATNAVKYGALSNKVGIVEVSWTVQNRVAPPRLNLHWTERELWRKLGDDGVRRAAYRGGCRACQNLFERAIRHERHYQCFAPSSARYD, from the coding sequence ATGGACGCCGTGTCTCATCTCCACTCCATGCGGGCTCTCATCCTTGCCCCACATGGTCGGGATTCTGCTGTTGCCGCCGATCTTCTGCGCGCGGTGGGGATCGCCACCGAGGTCTGCCCCGACCTGCCGGGGCTGGTCCGAGAGCTCGAACGGGGAGCAGGCTTCGCGCTCATCACCGACGAGACGTTCCGCACGGCGGATTTGAGCGATCTGTCCCGCTGGTTGGCGGACCAGCCGCCCTGGTCCGACTTTGCCTTCGTGTTGCTGACCCAGCGCGGAGGAGGCGTCGAACGCAATCCTGCCCTCGCTCGCCTGACTGAGATTCTCGGCAATGTGACTTTCCTGGAGCGTCCCTTTCACGCGGGGACGCTGATCAGTGTGGCGCGGACGGCCCTGCGCGGCCGGGAGCGGCAATACGAGGCGAGGGCGCGCCTGGAGGAGATGCATACGGCGGAAAAGCGTCTCACGGCCGCGCTCGACCAAGCCAGGCGCGCCGCCGAGCACCAGACCTTGCTCATCGGCGAATTGAACCACCGCGTGAAGAACACCCTTGCGACCGTACAGTCCATCGTCATGCAGACCTTGCGCACGAACGTCACGTCCGCTGACGCAAAAGAGGCCATTCAGATGCGGCTGCTGGCCCTGTCACGGGCGCACGACGTGCTCACCCGCGAGAGCTGGGAGGGCGCCGACCTGATCGAGGTCGTCACGCGAGCGCTTGAGCCATACGAGACCGTGAACGGGAGCCGGCTTCACATTGCCGGGCCGCATGTGCGGCTCACGCCCCGCATGTCGTTGGCCCTGGCAATGGCCCTGCATGAGCTGGCGACCAACGCGGTCAAATATGGTGCCCTCTCGAACAAGGTTGGCATCGTGGAAGTCTCATGGACGGTGCAGAACCGGGTAGCGCCACCCCGGCTGAACCTGCACTGGACGGAACGTGAGCTATGGCGGAAACTGGGTGATGACGGTGTGAGAAGGGCGGCGTATCGAGGCGGGTGTCGAGCCTGCCAGAACCTCTTCGAGAGAGCGATACGCCATGAACGACACTACCAATGTTTTGCGCCTTCGTCAGCCCGATACGATTGA
- a CDS encoding HigA family addiction module antitoxin, which produces MASPRDACPQAPLHPGGMLRDQVLPGLGLSVSQAARELRIARQTLHRVLAGTAAVSPEMATRLARLSGTAPRLWLDLQQRYDLWHAEQALAGVLTMIPSHILPPAIQAEIGLLHDRSIQARPQSEDRGRGPR; this is translated from the coding sequence ATGGCCTCACCCCGCGATGCCTGCCCTCAGGCCCCGCTCCATCCCGGTGGCATGCTGCGCGATCAGGTGCTGCCCGGGCTCGGCCTTTCCGTGAGCCAAGCCGCCCGCGAACTTCGCATCGCTCGCCAGACGCTCCATCGGGTTCTCGCCGGCACGGCCGCGGTCAGCCCCGAGATGGCCACCCGCTTGGCCCGCCTGTCAGGAACCGCCCCGCGGCTCTGGCTCGATCTCCAGCAGCGCTATGACCTCTGGCATGCCGAACAGGCTCTTGCCGGGGTGTTGACCATGATCCCGTCCCACATCCTGCCTCCGGCCATTCAGGCCGAGATCGGACTTTTGCATGACCGCTCCATCCAAGCCCGTCCCCAAAGCGAAGATCGGGGTCGAGGGCCTCGATGA
- a CDS encoding trans-3-hydroxy-L-proline dehydratase, which translates to MRSSKIIHVVSCHAEGEVGDVIVGGVAPPPGETVWEQSRWIAQDKTLRNFVLNEPRGGVFRHVNLLVPPKNPRAQMGWIIMEPEDTPPMSGSNSICVSTVLLDSGIIPMTEPETRMVLEAPAGLVEVVAECRNGKAERITVTNVPSFAARLDATLEVPGLGTMTVDTAYGGDSFVVVEAQTLGFRLVADEARALAEIGIRITNAANEQLGFSHPEDTGWNHISFCAFGGPLYREEGRLMSRSAVAIQPGKVDRSPTGTAVSARMAILNARGLLKEGETLTGVSIIDTQFIGRIVRETTVAGQKAIIPSISGRAWIAGTSQLMLDPSDPFPGGYKLSDTWPMLR; encoded by the coding sequence ATGCGTTCCTCGAAAATCATCCATGTGGTCAGTTGCCATGCCGAAGGCGAGGTGGGTGACGTGATCGTCGGTGGTGTCGCGCCTCCGCCCGGAGAGACCGTGTGGGAACAGTCGCGGTGGATCGCACAGGACAAGACGCTGCGGAATTTCGTTCTCAACGAGCCGCGCGGGGGCGTCTTCCGCCACGTAAATCTGCTCGTTCCCCCAAAGAACCCCAGGGCGCAAATGGGCTGGATCATCATGGAGCCGGAGGACACGCCTCCCATGTCAGGCTCGAACTCGATCTGCGTGTCGACCGTGCTGCTGGACAGCGGCATCATTCCAATGACCGAACCGGAAACCCGCATGGTCCTGGAGGCTCCCGCTGGGTTGGTGGAGGTCGTCGCGGAGTGCCGCAATGGCAAGGCTGAGCGGATCACAGTCACGAACGTGCCGAGCTTCGCCGCCAGGCTCGACGCGACGCTCGAAGTGCCGGGGCTGGGGACGATGACGGTCGATACCGCCTATGGCGGCGACAGTTTCGTCGTCGTCGAGGCCCAGACGCTCGGCTTCAGGCTCGTTGCGGATGAGGCCCGCGCGCTGGCCGAGATCGGCATCAGGATCACCAATGCGGCCAACGAGCAACTGGGCTTCTCCCATCCTGAGGACACAGGATGGAACCACATCTCCTTCTGCGCCTTCGGGGGGCCCCTTTACCGGGAGGAGGGACGGCTGATGTCGCGCTCGGCGGTCGCCATTCAGCCGGGCAAAGTCGATCGGTCGCCGACCGGCACGGCGGTGTCGGCCCGGATGGCAATCCTGAACGCCCGCGGCCTGCTCAAGGAAGGTGAGACGCTGACCGGCGTCTCGATCATCGATACCCAATTCATCGGCAGGATCGTGCGCGAGACGACGGTGGCAGGACAGAAGGCGATCATTCCGTCGATTTCCGGACGCGCATGGATCGCCGGAACCTCCCAGCTCATGCTCGACCCGTCCGACCCATTCCCTGGAGGGTACAAGCTGTCCGACACTTGGCCGATGCTCAGGTAG